Proteins encoded within one genomic window of Bombus terrestris chromosome 11, iyBomTerr1.2, whole genome shotgun sequence:
- the LOC100648481 gene encoding kinesin-like protein unc-104 isoform X13, producing the protein MSSVKVAVRVRPFNNREISREAQCIIEMSGNTTSILNPKAPPGSKDALKSFNYDYSYFSMDPNDANYSSQLMVYKDIGEEMLEHAFEGYNVCIFAYGQTGAGKSYTMMGKQEEGQEGIIPQICKDLFRKISRNSNECLKYSVEVSYMEIYCERVRDLLNPKNKGNLRVREHPLLGPYVEDLSKLAVMSYQDIHDLIDEGNKARTVAATNMNETSSRSHAVFTIFFTQQKQDSATGLVTEKVSKISLVDLAGSERADSTGAKGTRLKEGANINKSLTTLGKVISALAEIAATKKKKKADFIPYRDSVLTWLLRENLGGNSKTAMIAAVSPADINYDETLSTLRYADRAKQIVCKAVVNEDANAKLIRELKEEIQKLRELLKQEGIDVQEGPDGKVTYEKKESRDEIVRATKREDDVKESRPRIPSHTTSTIAEEAVDQLQASEKLIAELNETWEEKLKRTEIIRLQREAVFAEMGVAVKEDGVTVGVFSPKKTPHLVNLNEDPLMSECLIYYIKDGFTRIGSAEANIPQDIQLCGPHILSEHCVFENHEGIITLIPKKGALIYVNGREVTEPIVLKTGSRVILGKNHVFRFNHPDQVRERREKGSPAETPGNGETVDWNFAQIELLEKQGIDLKAEMEKRLLALEEQFRKEKEEADQLFEEQRKNYEARIDALQRQVEEQSMTMSMYSSYTPEDFNNIEEDIFVNPLFDAESNWTEREFQLAAWAFRKWKYHQFTSLRDDLWGNAIFLKEANAISVELKKKVQFQFTLLTDTLYSPLPSDLLPVIDDEEEEERPFPRTIVAVEVQDTKNGATHYWTLDKLRQRLELMREMYHNEAELSPTSPDFNIESITGGDPFYDRFPWFRMVGRSFVYLSNLMYPVPLIHKVAIVNEKGDVKGYLRVAVQAVVEEENSEYSSGVRQSARISFEDDLFGNQKQNKRNTLLTQTLEKNRQILLHEERVVEGHNEQKEVKDEDDIGDADSGRGDSSVSSDMKEEDLPDHLQLGSEFTFRVTVLQAMGISTEYADIFCQFNFLHRHDEAFSTEPVKNTGKGCPPGFYHVQNITVTVTKSFLEYLKTQPIVFEVFGHYQQHPLHKDAKLEYVRQPPKRMLPPSIPISQPVRSPKFGSVLPSPSTSHVHAKYDVLVWFEICELAPNGEYVPSVVDHSDDLPCRGLFLLHQGIQRRIRITIVHEPASELRWKDVRELVVGRIRNTPEPEEEDNDSSVLSLGLFPGEYLEIPGDDRCMFRFEAAWDSSLHNSALLNRVTAYGEQIFMTISAYLELENCGRPAIITKDLSMIIYGRDARVGPRSLKHLFSGSYRNQEANRLSGVYELVLRRSSEAGVQRRQRRVLDTSSTYVRGEENLHGWRPRGDSLIFDHQWELEKLTRLEEVERVRHTLLLREKLGIDKVSFCNKISHDFTKSEKEVCNMMAKATNETHASPVKLKRSTSKDVYEPWEMTEREKELATKYIKLIQGRIPSKEPILLSDVSPGEDTMADMTASMISSVISSSSQELSSPERARLQELQESILASESANQPCTIAPAPLGSSSPSKENLVLYVPEVEEIRISPVIARKGYLNVLEHKTNGWKKRWVAVRRPYVLIFREEKDPVERALINLATAQVEYSEDQLAMVKVPNTFSVVTKHRGYLLQTLGDKEVYDWLYAINPLLAGQIRSKLARKGPATNLNNASPVGLVPPIDQQSNQNK; encoded by the exons ATGTCGTCGGTAAAGGTGGCGGTGAGGGTACGGCCCTTCAACAATCGAGAGATCTCCCGTGAGGCACAATGTATTATCGAAATGTCCGGCAATACTACTT CGATATTGAATCCCAAAGCACCACCTGGCAGCAAAGATGCGCTCAAGAGCTTCAATTACGATTATTCCTATTTTTCCATGGAT CCAAACGATGCAAATTATTCTTCACAACTAATGGTCTACAAGGATATCGGCGAAGAGATGTTGGAGCATGCTTTCGAAG GTTACAACGTCTGTATATTCGCTTACGGACAGACCGGTGCTGGCAAATCATACACTATGATGGGTAAACAAGAAGAAGGTCAAGAGGGAATAATACCTCAAATTTGCAAGGACCTCTTTAGAAAAATCAGTCGCAATTCAAACGAGTGCCTGAAGTATTCTGTTGAAGTGAGTTATATGGAAATATACTGCGAAAGGGTGCGGGATCTCTTAAATCCCAAGAACAAAGGAAACCTTCGTGTACGGGAGCATCCTCTGCTTGGACCGTACGTTGAGGACCTGTCCAAATTGGCGGTGATGTCGTATCAAGATATTCATGATCTTATCGATGAAGGGAACAAGGCAAG AACGGTAGCAGCCACAAATATGAACGAAACGTCTAGCAGATCTCATGCCGTATTTACGATATTCTTCACGCAACAAAAGCAGGATTCTGCAACAGGATTAGTGACAGAAAAAGTCAGCAAAATCTCCCTGGTCGATTTGGCGGGTTCTGAAAGGGCTGATTCTACTGGTGCAAAGGGTACGAGATTGAAAGAAGGTGCCAATATTAATAAAAGCTTGACGACCCTTGGAAAGGTCATCAGTGCCCTTGCTGAAATT GCG GCgactaaaaagaagaaaaaggctGATTTCATCCCCTATAGAGATTCTGTTCTAACGTGGCTTTTGAGAGAAAATCTAGGAGGTAATTCTAAAACAGCAATGATTGCGGCAGTGAGTCCAGCGGACATCAATTACGATGAAACCCTCTCCACCTTACG ATACGCAGACAGAGCGAAACAAATAGTTTGCAAAGCCGTCGTCAACGAAGACGCAAACGCGAAGCTTATCAGAGAACTCAAAGAAGAGATTCAAAAATTGCGGGAATTGCTGAAACAAGAGGGTATTGATGTGCAAGAAG GGCCAGATGGTAAAGTCACAtatgaaaagaaagaatcta GGGATGAAATCGTCCGAGCAACCAAACGCGAGGACGACGTGAAGGAAAGTCGGCCCAGAATTCCATCTCACACCACATCGACTATCGCTGAAGAAGCAGTGGATCAATTGCAAGCTTCAGAAAAACTTATAGccg AATTGAATGAAACATGGGAAGAGAAGCTGAAACGAACCGAGATAATTCGTTTACAACGCGAGGCGGTGTTCGCCGAAATGGGGGTTGCTGTGAAAGAGGATGGAGTCACGGTTGGTGTATTCTCTCCGAAAAAGACTCCTCACTTGGTGAATTTGAATGAGGATCCGCTCATGTCCGAGTGTTTGATTTACTACATCAAGGATGGCTTCACACGTATCGGTAGCGCTGAAGCTAATATACCGCAAGATATACAGTTATGTGGTCCTCACATACTGAGCGAGCACTGCGTCTTCGAGAATCACGAGGGTATTATTACCCTGATTCCGAAGAAAGGAGCTTTAATTTACGTGAATGGGCGTGAGGTCACTGAACCGATCGTTCTGAAGACCGGATCTCGCGTCATCTTAGGAAAGAATCATGTGTTCAGATTCAATCACCCTGATCAGG TCCGTGAACGAAGAGAGAAGGGATCTCCCGCAGAAACTCCTGGAAATGGAGAAACAGTCGACTGGAACTTTGCACAGATCGAATTGCTGGAAAAACAAGGAATTGATCTAAAAGCTGAGATGGAGAAGAGATTATTAGCTTTGGAAGAACAATTCCGCAAAGAGAAGGAAGAGGCGGACCAATTGTTCGAAGAACAAAGAAAG aaCTACGAGGCCCGAATAGACGCACTGCAACGACAGGTTGAGGAACAAAGCATGACGATGTCAATGTACAGCAGTTATACCCCCGAAGACTTTAACAATATCGAGGAAGATATTTTCG TCAACCCCTTGTTTGACGCAGAGAGCAACTGGACCGAGAGAGAGTTCCAACTGGCCGCTTGGGCCTTCCGCAAGTGGAAATATCATCAATTCACAAGTCTTCGGGATGATCTATGGGGCAACGCTATATTCCTCAAAGAAGCTAACGCTATTTCTGTCGAACTCAAAAAGAAG GTACAATTCCAGTTTACTTTGCTCACGGATACGCTTTATTCGCCGCTTCCTTCGGATCTCTTGCCTGTCATTGACgacgaggaagaggaggaaagaCCATTCCCGCGTACTATAGTTGCTGTAGAAGTTCAAGACACGAAGAATGGCGCGACACATTACTGGACACTCGATAAACTTAG ACAAAGACTTGAACTGATGCGAGAAATGTATCACAACGAGGCAGAATTGTCGCCGACATCCCCGGATTTCAATATCGAGTCCATCACTGGAGGTGATCCATTCTACGACCGTTTTCCCTGGTTCCGAATGGTCGGCAG GTCTTTCGTATATCTAAGCAATCTTATGTATCCTGTACCATTGATCCACAAAGTAGCGATAGTAAACGAAAAGGGAGACGTAAAAGGCTACTTGCGTGTAGCCGTGCAAGCTGTTGTTG AAGAGGAAAACAGTGAATACTCAAGTGGCGTCAGACAGTCAGCTAGAATTTCATTCGAGGACGACTTGTTTGGAAATCAAAAGCAGAACAAACGCAACACTCTGTTAACCCAAACTCTCGAGAAGAACCGACAAATTCTGTTACACGAGGAACGCGTCGTGGAGGGCCACAACGAGCAAAAGGAGGTGAAAGACGAAGACGATATCGGCGATGCAGACAGTGGCAGAGGGGATAGCTCAGTTTCCAGCGACATGAAGGAAGAGGATCTACCGGATCATTTGCAACTTGGCTCTGAATTCACATTCAGGGTTACCGTGTTACAGGCCATGGGCATTTCTACCGAATATGCTGACATATTTTGCCAATTCAA TTTCTTGCATCGACACGATGAGGCATTTTCAACTGAGCCAGTAAAAAATACAGGAAAAGGATGTCCTCCTGGATTTTATCACGTACAAAAT ATCACGGTGACGGTAACGAAATCATTCTTGGAATATCTAAAAACTCAGCCAATCGTTTTCGAAGTTTTTGGACACTATCAGCAACATCCTCTGCATAAAGATGCAAAACTGGAATA CGTAAGACAACCACCGAAGAGAATGCTTCCGCCATCTATACCTATCAGTCAACCCGTACGTTCACCGAAATTCGGCAGTGTTTTACCATCTCCGAGCACCTCACACGTGCACGCGAAATACGATGTATTAGTTTGGTTTGAGATTTGCGAGTTAGCGCCGAACGGTGAATACGTACCATCCGTGGTCGACCATAGCGACGATCTACCGTGTCGTGGATTGTTTTTGCTCCATCAGGGAATCCAGCGTCGGATTCGAATTACCATTGTACATGAACCAGCGTCTGAGCTGCGATGGAAAGATGTAAGAGAGTTGGTCGTCGGACGTATTAGAAACACGCCAGAACCGGAGGAGGAGGACAATGATTCGTCGGTGCTTTCGTTAGGGCTTTTCCCTGGCGAATATCTAGAAATACCTGGTGATGATAGATGCATGTTCAGATTCGAGGCAGCGTGGGATAGTTCTCTTCATAATTCGGCCTTGCTCAATAGAGTTACAGCTTACGGAGAACAAATCTTCATGACAATTTCTGCTTACCTCGAG TTGGAGAATTGTGGAAGACCAGCGATCATCACGAAAGACTTGAGTATGATCATTTATGGCAGAGATGCCAGAGTAGGGCCACGTTCTCTGAAGCATCTATTCAGCGGAAGCTATCGCAATCAAGAAGCAAACAGACTCAGTGGTGTTTACGAGCTGGTCTTGCGTCGTTCTTCGGAAGCAG GCGTTCAGAGGAGACAACGGCGTGTATTGGACACCAGCTCTACGTATGTTAGAGGAGAGGAGAATCTTCATGGATGGAGACCACGGGGAGATAGCTTAATATTCGATCACCAATGGGAGTTAGAAAAATTGACAAGATTAGAAGAGGTGGAGAGAGTAAGACACACGCTATTGTTACGAGAAAAGCTCGGTATCGACAAAGTGTCATTCTGCAATAAAATATCTCATGATTTCACAAAGAGTGAGAAG GAGGTCTGCAACATGATGGCGAAAGCGACGAATGAAACGCATGCCAGCCCGGTGAAATTGAAGCGTTCAACTAGTAAAGACGTTTACGAGCCTTGGGAGATGaccgaaagagaaaaagaactaGCCACGAAGTATATCAAACTTATTCAAGGTCGCATTCCAAGCAAAGAACCCATTCTATTGTCCGACGTTTCACCCGGGGAAGACACTATGGCCGATATGACGGCATCTATGATATCTTCGGTGATATCATCCTCGTCCCAAGA GTTAAGTTCACCGGAGAGAGCTAGACTGCAGGAACTGCAGGAGAGTATATTAGCCAGTGAATCCGCTAATCAACCGTGTACGATCGCACCGGCTCCATTGGGTTCATCTTCCCCATCGAAGGAGAATTTGGTACTCTACGTGCCGGAAGTCGAAGAAATTCGCATCAGTCCGGTTATTGCCAGAAAAGGATACCTAAATGTTCTCGAACACAAGACTAATGGTTGGAAGAAACGTTGGGTG GCTGTACGACGACCATACGTTTTAATCTTTCGGGAAGAAAAGGACCCAGTGGAGAGAGCTCTCATTAATTTAGCTACTGCTCAAGTTGAATATTCTGAAGATCAATTAGCTATGGTGAAAGTACCAAATACTTTCAG CGTTGTTACAAAACATCGaggatatttattgcaaacttTAGGAGATAAGGAGGTTTATGACTGGCTGTACGCTATTAATCCTCTTCTTGCTGGTCAAATCAG GTCAAAACTAGCACGCAAGGGGCCAGCTACGAATCTGAATAACGCTTCGCCTGTTGGTCTAGTCCCGCCCATAGATCAACAGTCGAACCAAAATAAGTGA
- the LOC100648481 gene encoding kinesin-like protein unc-104 isoform X10, translating into MSSVKVAVRVRPFNNREISREAQCIIEMSGNTTSILNPKAPPGSKDALKSFNYDYSYFSMDPNDANYSSQLMVYKDIGEEMLEHAFEGYNVCIFAYGQTGAGKSYTMMGKQEEGQEGIIPQICKDLFRKISRNSNECLKYSVEVSYMEIYCERVRDLLNPKNKGNLRVREHPLLGPYVEDLSKLAVMSYQDIHDLIDEGNKARTVAATNMNETSSRSHAVFTIFFTQQKQDSATGLVTEKVSKISLVDLAGSERADSTGAKGTRLKEGANINKSLTTLGKVISALAEIAATKKKKKADFIPYRDSVLTWLLRENLGGNSKTAMIAAVSPADINYDETLSTLRYADRAKQIVCKAVVNEDANAKLIRELKEEIQKLRELLKQEGIDVQEGPDGKVTYEKKESRDEIVRATKREDDVKESRPRIPSHTTSTIAEEAVDQLQASEKLIAELNETWEEKLKRTEIIRLQREAVFAEMGVAVKEDGVTVGVFSPKKTPHLVNLNEDPLMSECLIYYIKDGFTRIGSAEANIPQDIQLCGPHILSEHCVFENHEGIITLIPKKGALIYVNGREVTEPIVLKTGSRVILGKNHVFRFNHPDQVRERREKGSPAETPGNGETVDWNFAQIELLEKQGIDLKAEMEKRLLALEEQFRKEKEEADQLFEEQRKNYEARIDALQRQVEEQSMTMSMYSSYTPEDFNNIEEDIFVNPLFDAESNWTEREFQLAAWAFRKWKYHQFTSLRDDLWGNAIFLKEANAISVELKKKVQFQFTLLTDTLYSPLPSDLLPVIDDEEEEERPFPRTIVAVEVQDTKNGATHYWTLDKLRQRLELMREMYHNEAELSPTSPDFNIESITGGDPFYDRFPWFRMVGRSFVYLSNLMYPVPLIHKVAIVNEKGDVKGYLRVAVQAVVEEENSEYSSGVRQSARISFEDDLFGNQKQNKRNTLLTQTLEKNRQILLHEERVVEGHNEQKEVKDEDDIGDADSGRGDSSVSSDMKEEDLPDHLQLGSEFTFRVTVLQAMGISTEYADIFCQFNFLHRHDEAFSTEPVKNTGKGCPPGFYHVQNITVTVTKSFLEYLKTQPIVFEVFGHYQQHPLHKDAKLEYVRQPPKRMLPPSIPISQPVRSPKFGSVLPSPSTSHVHAKYDVLVWFEICELAPNGEYVPSVVDHSDDLPCRGLFLLHQGIQRRIRITIVHEPASELRWKDVRELVVGRIRNTPEPEEEDNDSSVLSLGLFPGEYLEIPGDDRCMFRFEAAWDSSLHNSALLNRVTAYGEQIFMTISAYLELENCGRPAIITKDLSMIIYGRDARVGPRSLKHLFSGSYRNQEANRLSGVYELVLRRSSEAGVQRRQRRVLDTSSTYVRGEENLHGWRPRGDSLIFDHQWELEKLTRLEEVERVRHTLLLREKLGIDKVSFCNKISHDFTKSEKEVCNMMAKATNETHASPVKLKRSTSKDVYEPWEMTEREKELATKYIKLIQGRIPSKEPILLSDVSPGEDTMADMTASMISSVISSSSQESVYERASDYLEQAAGIIVWSRSKSCILRLSSPERARLQELQESILASESANQPCTIAPAPLGSSSPSKENLVLYVPEVEEIRISPVIARKGYLNVLEHKTNGWKKRWVAVRRPYVLIFREEKDPVERALINLATAQVEYSEDQLAMVKVPNTFSVVTKHRGYLLQTLGDKEVYDWLYAINPLLAGQIRSKLARKGPATNLNNASPVGLVPPIDQQSNQNK; encoded by the exons ATGTCGTCGGTAAAGGTGGCGGTGAGGGTACGGCCCTTCAACAATCGAGAGATCTCCCGTGAGGCACAATGTATTATCGAAATGTCCGGCAATACTACTT CGATATTGAATCCCAAAGCACCACCTGGCAGCAAAGATGCGCTCAAGAGCTTCAATTACGATTATTCCTATTTTTCCATGGAT CCAAACGATGCAAATTATTCTTCACAACTAATGGTCTACAAGGATATCGGCGAAGAGATGTTGGAGCATGCTTTCGAAG GTTACAACGTCTGTATATTCGCTTACGGACAGACCGGTGCTGGCAAATCATACACTATGATGGGTAAACAAGAAGAAGGTCAAGAGGGAATAATACCTCAAATTTGCAAGGACCTCTTTAGAAAAATCAGTCGCAATTCAAACGAGTGCCTGAAGTATTCTGTTGAAGTGAGTTATATGGAAATATACTGCGAAAGGGTGCGGGATCTCTTAAATCCCAAGAACAAAGGAAACCTTCGTGTACGGGAGCATCCTCTGCTTGGACCGTACGTTGAGGACCTGTCCAAATTGGCGGTGATGTCGTATCAAGATATTCATGATCTTATCGATGAAGGGAACAAGGCAAG AACGGTAGCAGCCACAAATATGAACGAAACGTCTAGCAGATCTCATGCCGTATTTACGATATTCTTCACGCAACAAAAGCAGGATTCTGCAACAGGATTAGTGACAGAAAAAGTCAGCAAAATCTCCCTGGTCGATTTGGCGGGTTCTGAAAGGGCTGATTCTACTGGTGCAAAGGGTACGAGATTGAAAGAAGGTGCCAATATTAATAAAAGCTTGACGACCCTTGGAAAGGTCATCAGTGCCCTTGCTGAAATT GCG GCgactaaaaagaagaaaaaggctGATTTCATCCCCTATAGAGATTCTGTTCTAACGTGGCTTTTGAGAGAAAATCTAGGAGGTAATTCTAAAACAGCAATGATTGCGGCAGTGAGTCCAGCGGACATCAATTACGATGAAACCCTCTCCACCTTACG ATACGCAGACAGAGCGAAACAAATAGTTTGCAAAGCCGTCGTCAACGAAGACGCAAACGCGAAGCTTATCAGAGAACTCAAAGAAGAGATTCAAAAATTGCGGGAATTGCTGAAACAAGAGGGTATTGATGTGCAAGAAG GGCCAGATGGTAAAGTCACAtatgaaaagaaagaatcta GGGATGAAATCGTCCGAGCAACCAAACGCGAGGACGACGTGAAGGAAAGTCGGCCCAGAATTCCATCTCACACCACATCGACTATCGCTGAAGAAGCAGTGGATCAATTGCAAGCTTCAGAAAAACTTATAGccg AATTGAATGAAACATGGGAAGAGAAGCTGAAACGAACCGAGATAATTCGTTTACAACGCGAGGCGGTGTTCGCCGAAATGGGGGTTGCTGTGAAAGAGGATGGAGTCACGGTTGGTGTATTCTCTCCGAAAAAGACTCCTCACTTGGTGAATTTGAATGAGGATCCGCTCATGTCCGAGTGTTTGATTTACTACATCAAGGATGGCTTCACACGTATCGGTAGCGCTGAAGCTAATATACCGCAAGATATACAGTTATGTGGTCCTCACATACTGAGCGAGCACTGCGTCTTCGAGAATCACGAGGGTATTATTACCCTGATTCCGAAGAAAGGAGCTTTAATTTACGTGAATGGGCGTGAGGTCACTGAACCGATCGTTCTGAAGACCGGATCTCGCGTCATCTTAGGAAAGAATCATGTGTTCAGATTCAATCACCCTGATCAGG TCCGTGAACGAAGAGAGAAGGGATCTCCCGCAGAAACTCCTGGAAATGGAGAAACAGTCGACTGGAACTTTGCACAGATCGAATTGCTGGAAAAACAAGGAATTGATCTAAAAGCTGAGATGGAGAAGAGATTATTAGCTTTGGAAGAACAATTCCGCAAAGAGAAGGAAGAGGCGGACCAATTGTTCGAAGAACAAAGAAAG aaCTACGAGGCCCGAATAGACGCACTGCAACGACAGGTTGAGGAACAAAGCATGACGATGTCAATGTACAGCAGTTATACCCCCGAAGACTTTAACAATATCGAGGAAGATATTTTCG TCAACCCCTTGTTTGACGCAGAGAGCAACTGGACCGAGAGAGAGTTCCAACTGGCCGCTTGGGCCTTCCGCAAGTGGAAATATCATCAATTCACAAGTCTTCGGGATGATCTATGGGGCAACGCTATATTCCTCAAAGAAGCTAACGCTATTTCTGTCGAACTCAAAAAGAAG GTACAATTCCAGTTTACTTTGCTCACGGATACGCTTTATTCGCCGCTTCCTTCGGATCTCTTGCCTGTCATTGACgacgaggaagaggaggaaagaCCATTCCCGCGTACTATAGTTGCTGTAGAAGTTCAAGACACGAAGAATGGCGCGACACATTACTGGACACTCGATAAACTTAG ACAAAGACTTGAACTGATGCGAGAAATGTATCACAACGAGGCAGAATTGTCGCCGACATCCCCGGATTTCAATATCGAGTCCATCACTGGAGGTGATCCATTCTACGACCGTTTTCCCTGGTTCCGAATGGTCGGCAG GTCTTTCGTATATCTAAGCAATCTTATGTATCCTGTACCATTGATCCACAAAGTAGCGATAGTAAACGAAAAGGGAGACGTAAAAGGCTACTTGCGTGTAGCCGTGCAAGCTGTTGTTG AAGAGGAAAACAGTGAATACTCAAGTGGCGTCAGACAGTCAGCTAGAATTTCATTCGAGGACGACTTGTTTGGAAATCAAAAGCAGAACAAACGCAACACTCTGTTAACCCAAACTCTCGAGAAGAACCGACAAATTCTGTTACACGAGGAACGCGTCGTGGAGGGCCACAACGAGCAAAAGGAGGTGAAAGACGAAGACGATATCGGCGATGCAGACAGTGGCAGAGGGGATAGCTCAGTTTCCAGCGACATGAAGGAAGAGGATCTACCGGATCATTTGCAACTTGGCTCTGAATTCACATTCAGGGTTACCGTGTTACAGGCCATGGGCATTTCTACCGAATATGCTGACATATTTTGCCAATTCAA TTTCTTGCATCGACACGATGAGGCATTTTCAACTGAGCCAGTAAAAAATACAGGAAAAGGATGTCCTCCTGGATTTTATCACGTACAAAAT ATCACGGTGACGGTAACGAAATCATTCTTGGAATATCTAAAAACTCAGCCAATCGTTTTCGAAGTTTTTGGACACTATCAGCAACATCCTCTGCATAAAGATGCAAAACTGGAATA CGTAAGACAACCACCGAAGAGAATGCTTCCGCCATCTATACCTATCAGTCAACCCGTACGTTCACCGAAATTCGGCAGTGTTTTACCATCTCCGAGCACCTCACACGTGCACGCGAAATACGATGTATTAGTTTGGTTTGAGATTTGCGAGTTAGCGCCGAACGGTGAATACGTACCATCCGTGGTCGACCATAGCGACGATCTACCGTGTCGTGGATTGTTTTTGCTCCATCAGGGAATCCAGCGTCGGATTCGAATTACCATTGTACATGAACCAGCGTCTGAGCTGCGATGGAAAGATGTAAGAGAGTTGGTCGTCGGACGTATTAGAAACACGCCAGAACCGGAGGAGGAGGACAATGATTCGTCGGTGCTTTCGTTAGGGCTTTTCCCTGGCGAATATCTAGAAATACCTGGTGATGATAGATGCATGTTCAGATTCGAGGCAGCGTGGGATAGTTCTCTTCATAATTCGGCCTTGCTCAATAGAGTTACAGCTTACGGAGAACAAATCTTCATGACAATTTCTGCTTACCTCGAG TTGGAGAATTGTGGAAGACCAGCGATCATCACGAAAGACTTGAGTATGATCATTTATGGCAGAGATGCCAGAGTAGGGCCACGTTCTCTGAAGCATCTATTCAGCGGAAGCTATCGCAATCAAGAAGCAAACAGACTCAGTGGTGTTTACGAGCTGGTCTTGCGTCGTTCTTCGGAAGCAG GCGTTCAGAGGAGACAACGGCGTGTATTGGACACCAGCTCTACGTATGTTAGAGGAGAGGAGAATCTTCATGGATGGAGACCACGGGGAGATAGCTTAATATTCGATCACCAATGGGAGTTAGAAAAATTGACAAGATTAGAAGAGGTGGAGAGAGTAAGACACACGCTATTGTTACGAGAAAAGCTCGGTATCGACAAAGTGTCATTCTGCAATAAAATATCTCATGATTTCACAAAGAGTGAGAAG GAGGTCTGCAACATGATGGCGAAAGCGACGAATGAAACGCATGCCAGCCCGGTGAAATTGAAGCGTTCAACTAGTAAAGACGTTTACGAGCCTTGGGAGATGaccgaaagagaaaaagaactaGCCACGAAGTATATCAAACTTATTCAAGGTCGCATTCCAAGCAAAGAACCCATTCTATTGTCCGACGTTTCACCCGGGGAAGACACTATGGCCGATATGACGGCATCTATGATATCTTCGGTGATATCATCCTCGTCCCAAGAGTCAGTATACGAGAGAGCTAGTGATTACTTAGAGCAG GCTGCTGGTATAATAGTATGGAGCAGATCTAAGTCGTGCATCCTTAGGTTAAGTTCACCGGAGAGAGCTAGACTGCAGGAACTGCAGGAGAGTATATTAGCCAGTGAATCCGCTAATCAACCGTGTACGATCGCACCGGCTCCATTGGGTTCATCTTCCCCATCGAAGGAGAATTTGGTACTCTACGTGCCGGAAGTCGAAGAAATTCGCATCAGTCCGGTTATTGCCAGAAAAGGATACCTAAATGTTCTCGAACACAAGACTAATGGTTGGAAGAAACGTTGGGTG GCTGTACGACGACCATACGTTTTAATCTTTCGGGAAGAAAAGGACCCAGTGGAGAGAGCTCTCATTAATTTAGCTACTGCTCAAGTTGAATATTCTGAAGATCAATTAGCTATGGTGAAAGTACCAAATACTTTCAG CGTTGTTACAAAACATCGaggatatttattgcaaacttTAGGAGATAAGGAGGTTTATGACTGGCTGTACGCTATTAATCCTCTTCTTGCTGGTCAAATCAG GTCAAAACTAGCACGCAAGGGGCCAGCTACGAATCTGAATAACGCTTCGCCTGTTGGTCTAGTCCCGCCCATAGATCAACAGTCGAACCAAAATAAGTGA